A region of Ochotona princeps isolate mOchPri1 chromosome 2, mOchPri1.hap1, whole genome shotgun sequence DNA encodes the following proteins:
- the TNFRSF14 gene encoding tumor necrosis factor receptor superfamily member 14 isoform X2, producing the protein MEPRRGGVPPGCSLAPPADALSLALYLLLLLGVPGCALAQPLCKEEEYPVGNECCPKCSPALGLVTRRACSHIANAVCGCDHGHFCVSKDADHCDACRPHSTCRPGQRVQETGTESRDTVCGDCPPGTFSPNGSLEQCQPWTRCSHWLLAEAVPGTNRTDATCSPWRQHLVWGFAIIIILLLVLAVFIWKWQRRKRPPGDQVTDSIQGKRSEASKPMVLEALPSVTTVAEEETAPVLA; encoded by the exons ATGGAGCCCCGGCGGGGCGGGGTGCCTCCCGGCTGCAGCCTAGCACCCCCTGCAGACGCCCTGAGCCTG GCCCTGTATCTCTTGCTCCTCCTGGGAGtccctggctgtgccctggcccagcccctgtgcAAGGAAGAGGAGTACCCTGTGGGCAATGAATGCTGCCCCAAGTGCAGCCCAG ccctgggcctggtcACCAGGCGCGCGTGCTCCCACATAGCCAACGCCGTGTGCGGCTGTGACCACGGCCACTTCTGCGTCAGCAAGGACGCTGACCACTGCGACGCCTGCCGGCCCCACTCCACCTGCCGCCCAGGCCAGAGGGTACAGGAGACAG GCACCGAGAGTCGGGACACTGTGTGTGGCGACTGCCCACCGGGCACGTTCTCGCCCAACGGGAGCCTGGAGCAGTGTCAGCCCTGGACCAG GTgcagccactggctcctggccgAAGCAGTGCCTGGGACCAATCGCACAGACGCCACCTGCTCCCCCTGGAGGCAGCATCTTGTTTGGGGCTttgccatcatcatcatcctgtTGTTGGTCCTTGCTGTATTCATCTGGAAATGGCAGAGACGGAAAAGGCCACCCG GTGACCAGGTGACCGACTCAATCCAG GGCAAAAGGAGTGAAGCCAGCAAGCCCATGGTGCTGGAGGCGCTGCCGAGCGTCACCACGGTGGCCGAGGAGGAGACGGCCCCTGTGCTGGCCTAG
- the TNFRSF14 gene encoding tumor necrosis factor receptor superfamily member 14 isoform X1: MEPRRGGVPPGCSLAPPADALSLALYLLLLLGVPGCALAQPLCKEEEYPVGNECCPKCSPGYHVVRACGELSGTVCAPCPGETYTAHHNGLSKCLPCRECHAALGLVTRRACSHIANAVCGCDHGHFCVSKDADHCDACRPHSTCRPGQRVQETGTESRDTVCGDCPPGTFSPNGSLEQCQPWTRCSHWLLAEAVPGTNRTDATCSPWRQHLVWGFAIIIILLLVLAVFIWKWQRRKRPPGDQVTDSIQGKRSEASKPMVLEALPSVTTVAEEETAPVLA, translated from the exons ATGGAGCCCCGGCGGGGCGGGGTGCCTCCCGGCTGCAGCCTAGCACCCCCTGCAGACGCCCTGAGCCTG GCCCTGTATCTCTTGCTCCTCCTGGGAGtccctggctgtgccctggcccagcccctgtgcAAGGAAGAGGAGTACCCTGTGGGCAATGAATGCTGCCCCAAGTGCAGCCCAG GGTACCACGTGGTACGAGCCTGCGGAGAACTGAGTGGCACAGTGTGTGCACCCTGCCCCGGTGAGACCTACACTGCCCACCACAACGGCCTGAGCAAGTGTCTGCCATGCCGGGAGTGCCATGCAG ccctgggcctggtcACCAGGCGCGCGTGCTCCCACATAGCCAACGCCGTGTGCGGCTGTGACCACGGCCACTTCTGCGTCAGCAAGGACGCTGACCACTGCGACGCCTGCCGGCCCCACTCCACCTGCCGCCCAGGCCAGAGGGTACAGGAGACAG GCACCGAGAGTCGGGACACTGTGTGTGGCGACTGCCCACCGGGCACGTTCTCGCCCAACGGGAGCCTGGAGCAGTGTCAGCCCTGGACCAG GTgcagccactggctcctggccgAAGCAGTGCCTGGGACCAATCGCACAGACGCCACCTGCTCCCCCTGGAGGCAGCATCTTGTTTGGGGCTttgccatcatcatcatcctgtTGTTGGTCCTTGCTGTATTCATCTGGAAATGGCAGAGACGGAAAAGGCCACCCG GTGACCAGGTGACCGACTCAATCCAG GGCAAAAGGAGTGAAGCCAGCAAGCCCATGGTGCTGGAGGCGCTGCCGAGCGTCACCACGGTGGCCGAGGAGGAGACGGCCCCTGTGCTGGCCTAG